In one window of Chryseobacterium sp. JV274 DNA:
- a CDS encoding xylulokinase, protein MKFIGYDVGSSSIKASIVDDQGKLIAHAKYPEHEMLIDSPKAGWAEQNPDEWWQNLRILTQKIIAESKIHKNEIKGIGISYQMHGLVLIGKDKQVLCPSIIWCDSRAVEIGDRIFDEIGEEKCMKELLNSPGNFTASKLKWVQENAPEVYDKIWKFMLPGDFIAFKLSGEATTSVTGLSEGILWDFEKHEVSKTMLQHLKIDESFVSDIVENFTEQCYVSKQGAEESGLPEGIPIYYRAGDQPNNAFSLNVMNLGEIAATGGTSGVVYGVTDNIKSKESVRINNFAHINHTKERPRIGKMLCLNGAGIQYSWLRHQVDQKRHSYHEINDLASKIPIGSDGVIVLPFGNGAERVLHNKDIGSSVFNLNFNRHKSEHLFRAGLEGIAYSFVYGTDILMSDGLQKGIIKAGGDNLFRSSLFTQTITTILDTEIRIINSTGSTGAARAAAMGAGAFESQNEILTDKDILKSYYPDTKNYNQYKDSYEKWKLKLLQNLNN, encoded by the coding sequence ATGAAATTTATAGGTTATGATGTAGGAAGCTCATCGATAAAGGCTTCCATCGTAGATGATCAGGGCAAATTAATCGCCCATGCCAAATACCCGGAACATGAGATGTTGATAGATTCCCCAAAAGCAGGCTGGGCAGAACAAAACCCCGATGAATGGTGGCAAAACCTCCGTATTCTCACTCAAAAAATAATTGCAGAGAGCAAAATCCACAAAAATGAGATTAAAGGAATCGGCATATCTTATCAGATGCATGGATTAGTATTGATTGGAAAAGACAAACAGGTCCTTTGTCCGTCAATTATATGGTGTGACAGCCGGGCTGTTGAAATTGGCGACCGGATTTTTGATGAGATCGGAGAAGAAAAATGCATGAAAGAGCTGCTTAATTCTCCGGGCAACTTCACTGCATCCAAGCTGAAATGGGTACAGGAAAATGCTCCTGAAGTCTATGACAAGATCTGGAAATTTATGCTTCCGGGAGATTTCATTGCATTTAAGCTCAGCGGTGAAGCAACAACTTCTGTTACAGGGCTTTCAGAGGGTATACTTTGGGACTTTGAAAAACATGAGGTTTCAAAAACAATGCTGCAACACCTGAAAATTGATGAATCTTTTGTTTCTGACATTGTGGAAAATTTCACTGAACAATGCTATGTTTCAAAACAGGGAGCAGAGGAAAGTGGCCTTCCCGAAGGAATTCCTATTTATTACCGCGCTGGAGATCAACCCAATAACGCATTTTCTCTCAATGTAATGAATCTCGGAGAAATTGCAGCCACAGGCGGAACTTCCGGAGTTGTTTATGGTGTGACTGATAATATTAAATCTAAGGAGTCTGTAAGGATTAACAATTTTGCACACATTAACCACACAAAGGAACGACCGAGAATCGGCAAAATGCTTTGCCTGAATGGTGCTGGAATTCAATACAGCTGGCTTCGACATCAGGTTGACCAAAAAAGACACAGCTATCACGAAATTAATGATTTAGCTTCAAAAATACCAATCGGTTCCGATGGAGTTATTGTCCTGCCCTTCGGAAACGGAGCAGAGAGAGTTCTGCATAATAAAGATATCGGATCGTCTGTTTTTAACCTGAACTTTAACCGTCACAAAAGCGAACATCTTTTCCGGGCAGGATTGGAAGGTATTGCCTATTCTTTTGTGTATGGAACTGATATTTTAATGTCCGACGGGCTTCAGAAAGGTATTATAAAAGCAGGTGGTGACAATTTATTCCGCTCTTCTTTATTCACACAGACCATCACTACTATTTTGGATACCGAAATAAGAATTATAAATTCCACAGGTTCTACAGGCGCCGCAAGAGCTGCAGCCATGGGGGCCGGAGCATTCGAATCGCAAAACGAAATCCTGACTGACAAAGACATTTTAAAAAGCTATTACCCTGATACTAAGAACTATAACCAGTACAAGGATAGTTATGAGAAATGGAAATTAAAATTATTACAAAATCTAAATAATTAA
- the xylA gene encoding xylose isomerase — translation MAITMGNKEYFKGIGKIQFEGKESDNPLAFKFYNENKVVRGKTMKEYFKFATAYWHTFCATGGDPFGVGTQHFEWLKATDVKQRATEKMDAAFEFFTKLGMPYYCFHDYDLIDEADNFRESTKRIEFITDYAKEKQAASGVKLLWGTSNCFSNPRFMNGAATNPSFDVLAYAGGQVKNALDATIKLSGENYVFWGGREGYMSLLNTNMKRELEHMAKFLHVAKDYARSQGFKGTFFIEPKPMEPTKHQYDFDAATCLNFLRQYDLMDDFKLNLEVNHATLAQHTFEHELQVAADNNVLGSIDANRGDYQNGWDTDQFPVDLYEMTQAMLVIIQAGGFQGGGVNFDAKIRRNSTDLEDIFIAHISGMDNFARAFLAADAILEKSKYSEIRANRYSSFNNGKGKDFEEGKLSLTDLAAHAEGLGEVGQESGKQEYMESLINQYL, via the coding sequence ATGGCAATTACAATGGGTAACAAAGAGTATTTCAAAGGAATTGGAAAAATTCAATTTGAAGGAAAAGAATCTGACAATCCTCTGGCTTTCAAATTTTATAACGAAAACAAAGTCGTTCGCGGGAAAACGATGAAAGAATATTTCAAATTTGCGACGGCTTACTGGCATACATTCTGTGCAACGGGTGGAGATCCTTTTGGAGTGGGAACACAGCATTTTGAATGGTTAAAAGCAACAGATGTTAAACAAAGAGCAACAGAAAAAATGGATGCGGCTTTCGAATTTTTCACAAAACTGGGTATGCCTTACTACTGTTTCCACGATTATGATTTAATTGATGAAGCGGATAATTTCAGAGAATCAACCAAAAGAATAGAATTCATAACCGATTATGCTAAAGAAAAACAGGCGGCTTCCGGAGTAAAGTTACTTTGGGGAACGTCAAACTGTTTCTCCAATCCACGATTTATGAATGGTGCAGCTACAAATCCATCTTTTGATGTGTTGGCTTATGCAGGAGGGCAGGTTAAAAATGCATTAGATGCAACAATAAAGTTAAGCGGAGAAAATTATGTTTTCTGGGGCGGTCGTGAAGGATATATGTCTTTACTGAACACCAACATGAAACGTGAGCTTGAACATATGGCAAAATTTTTACACGTGGCAAAAGATTATGCACGTTCACAAGGCTTCAAAGGGACCTTCTTTATTGAACCAAAACCAATGGAGCCTACAAAACATCAATATGATTTTGATGCGGCAACCTGCTTAAACTTTCTTCGTCAATATGATTTAATGGATGATTTTAAGCTTAACCTTGAGGTCAACCACGCAACTTTAGCCCAGCATACTTTTGAACATGAATTACAAGTTGCGGCTGACAATAACGTTTTAGGAAGTATTGATGCCAACCGCGGAGACTATCAAAATGGTTGGGATACAGACCAATTCCCGGTTGATTTATATGAAATGACTCAAGCAATGCTGGTGATTATTCAGGCAGGAGGCTTCCAGGGCGGAGGTGTAAATTTTGATGCTAAAATCAGAAGAAACTCAACGGATCTGGAGGATATTTTTATCGCTCACATCAGCGGAATGGACAATTTTGCAAGAGCTTTCCTGGCTGCAGATGCTATTTTAGAAAAATCAAAATATTCTGAAATCAGAGCTAACAGATATTCTTCTTTCAATAATGGAAAAGGTAAAGATTTTGAAGAGGGGAAATTATCTCTTACTGACCTGGCTGCCCATGCGGAAGGACTTGGAGAAGTAGGCCAAGAAAGCGGTAAGCAGGAATATATGGAAAGCCTGATTAATCAGTATTTATAA
- the xylE gene encoding D-xylose transporter XylE: protein MQIIDSGPKYSSGTKAEINMVYVTLITLVATLGGLLFGYDTAVISGAEKSIQEYLIIPLGLSSLAHGATISSALIGCVIGGAVSGYFSTRLGRKKSLMAAAFLFFISALGAAYPEFLFFKQGEQSMGVLLAFNFYRIIGGIGVGLASAVCPMYIGEIAPAEVRGRLVSLNQFAIIFGMLVVYFVNWGIADGKSVEWINDIGWRYMFLSLTIPAALFGILLFFVPETPRYLTLIKKDDEALKILTKINGQLRGHEIFQEIKGTATQHKSMIFAFGKTVIIIGILLSVFQQFVGINVALYYAPRIFESMGVHKDASMLQTVVMGLVNVIFTVVAIFTVDKWGRKPLLIVGSIGMAIGMFAIAIFSYLHIIGIATLVFIIIYTASFMMSWGPICWVLISELFPNKIRGAAIAVAVAAQWAANYLISSTYPFMMEFSGAFTYGFYGAMSVLSLFFVWKMVPETKGKSLEEIEKLWKK from the coding sequence ATGCAAATAATAGATTCAGGGCCGAAATATTCTTCAGGAACAAAGGCGGAAATCAACATGGTATATGTCACTCTGATTACATTGGTTGCCACTTTGGGCGGGCTTTTGTTTGGATATGATACAGCCGTCATTTCGGGTGCAGAAAAATCCATTCAGGAATATTTAATTATCCCATTGGGGCTGAGCTCATTGGCTCATGGAGCAACTATTTCCAGTGCATTGATAGGGTGCGTGATTGGAGGAGCTGTTTCCGGATATTTTTCCACCAGGTTAGGAAGGAAAAAATCACTGATGGCAGCTGCATTTTTATTTTTCATCAGTGCTTTGGGAGCTGCTTATCCTGAATTTTTATTTTTTAAGCAGGGCGAACAATCAATGGGAGTTTTGCTGGCTTTTAACTTTTATAGAATTATTGGAGGAATTGGTGTTGGTCTTGCTTCTGCAGTTTGCCCGATGTATATTGGAGAAATAGCTCCTGCTGAAGTTCGCGGAAGATTGGTTTCTTTAAACCAGTTTGCCATAATTTTCGGGATGCTGGTAGTGTATTTTGTCAATTGGGGCATTGCTGACGGAAAATCAGTAGAATGGATCAACGATATCGGTTGGCGTTATATGTTTTTATCACTGACCATTCCGGCTGCTTTATTCGGGATTTTACTGTTTTTTGTTCCAGAAACTCCACGATATTTAACCTTGATTAAAAAAGATGATGAAGCGCTTAAAATTTTAACCAAAATTAATGGTCAACTTCGAGGCCATGAGATTTTTCAGGAAATCAAAGGTACTGCTACCCAGCATAAAAGTATGATTTTTGCATTCGGAAAAACAGTAATCATTATTGGGATTTTACTTTCTGTTTTTCAGCAGTTTGTAGGAATTAATGTAGCTTTATACTACGCTCCGAGGATTTTTGAGAGCATGGGTGTTCATAAGGATGCTTCCATGCTGCAGACCGTGGTTATGGGATTGGTTAACGTCATCTTTACGGTTGTAGCCATTTTCACGGTTGACAAGTGGGGAAGAAAACCTTTACTGATCGTAGGTTCCATAGGAATGGCAATTGGAATGTTTGCCATTGCCATCTTCTCTTATTTGCATATCATCGGGATTGCAACTTTGGTTTTCATCATCATCTATACGGCATCTTTTATGATGTCCTGGGGACCGATATGTTGGGTTTTAATTTCAGAACTTTTTCCTAACAAAATCCGGGGTGCAGCGATTGCTGTTGCCGTTGCTGCCCAATGGGCTGCTAATTACCTGATCTCCTCCACCTATCCTTTTATGATGGAATTTAGTGGAGCTTTTACTTATGGTTTTTATGGAGCGATGAGTGTTTTATCACTATTTTTTGTATGGAAAATGGTTCCGGAAACTAAAGGAAAATCTTTGGAGGAAATTGAAAAACTTTGGAAAAAATAG
- a CDS encoding LacI family DNA-binding transcriptional regulator, producing the protein MNKKNATIYDISKKLNVSVATVSRALNDHPRISQATKDLVKKTAKEMNYKQNNLAKALKSGETKNVGIIVPYINTNFFSSVIRGIEEELSPHGYHVIICQSHEDVTIEKRHLNTLLNAQVDGIFMSVSKTTIDTEHILNILNTTNTPIIFFDRKKDISGISTVTIDDYRGGYMATEHLINEGYRNICHFSGDLNLEIYENRLNGYKQALLDHNLSIKEENIITTGSSIDEGIDAVKKLWDKKSVPDAIFSSSDFAALGACQELKKRKIKIPQEVAVIGFSNEPFTQFMELPISSVDQTPLTMGKMAGQVFIDSVKENGSGVSIEKKVVLAPQLYIRKSSKRR; encoded by the coding sequence ATGAATAAGAAAAATGCCACAATATATGACATCTCGAAAAAGCTTAACGTAAGTGTGGCAACTGTTTCCAGAGCATTGAACGACCATCCGAGAATAAGCCAGGCAACGAAAGATTTGGTAAAGAAAACTGCCAAAGAAATGAACTACAAGCAAAATAACCTTGCCAAAGCTCTGAAAAGCGGGGAAACAAAAAACGTAGGAATTATCGTGCCTTACATTAATACCAATTTCTTTTCATCTGTGATCCGCGGAATTGAAGAAGAGCTTTCCCCACATGGTTATCATGTCATTATCTGCCAGAGCCATGAAGATGTAACTATTGAAAAAAGGCACCTAAACACTTTGCTTAATGCTCAGGTTGACGGTATTTTCATGTCTGTTTCCAAGACGACCATTGATACCGAACATATTCTGAATATTCTGAATACCACCAATACTCCTATTATATTTTTTGACCGTAAAAAAGACATTTCAGGAATCAGCACAGTAACTATCGACGATTATCGTGGCGGTTATATGGCGACTGAACATTTGATTAATGAAGGCTACAGAAATATTTGTCATTTCTCCGGGGACTTAAATCTGGAAATTTATGAGAACCGTCTGAACGGGTACAAACAGGCTTTACTGGACCATAATTTAAGCATTAAGGAAGAAAATATTATCACAACCGGAAGTTCGATCGATGAAGGAATTGATGCAGTTAAAAAACTTTGGGATAAAAAATCTGTTCCTGATGCCATCTTTTCATCCAGTGATTTTGCTGCGTTAGGTGCTTGTCAGGAACTGAAAAAACGTAAAATTAAAATCCCGCAGGAGGTTGCTGTTATTGGCTTTTCTAATGAACCTTTTACTCAATTTATGGAGCTTCCGATAAGTTCTGTAGATCAGACTCCCCTGACGATGGGGAAAATGGCAGGACAGGTTTTTATTGATAGTGTGAAAGAAAATGGTTCCGGGGTTTCTATTGAGAAGAAGGTGGTTTTGGCGCCGCAGCTTTATATCAGGAAGTCTTCGAAAAGAAGGTAG
- a CDS encoding UxaA family hydrolase, with amino-acid sequence MQKKVLKVNPKDNVAVALVDLAQGETVTLGELTYEIIKDTKAKHKFVTEDLAVGDAIIMYGVLVGKASLPIRKGEVITTENVKHQSAKVERKTETTSWTAPNVDKWKDKTFMGYHREDGQVGTENVWLFFPLVFCENRNVEILKDVFEKELLFEKVTKHQLLLRSLINNSETETAVEEEQDSRVFKNIEVKFITHQGGCGGIRQDAEALGRLLAGYVNNPNVAGATVLSLGCQNLQVQIFKDALEKISPDNKKPIIVYEQQKSGTVDEMLSGIIKDSYEAIKQANETERKPAPISKLVLGLECGGSDGFSGISANPVLGQLSDLMAGIGGSTILSEFPELCGVEQELVNRCVKEEDAERFLQLMKDFENSVVAAGSGFDMNPSPGNIKDGLITDAMKSAGAAKKGGSSPINDVLDFTEYIKEPGLNLLCTPGNDVECTTALVGSGSNVVLFTTGLGTPTGNPVVPVVKISSNTSLSERMPDIIDFNTGDVITGEKSIDEKAEELLEFIIEVASGEVKTKAAILNQNDFIPWRRGVSL; translated from the coding sequence ATGCAAAAGAAAGTACTAAAAGTAAATCCCAAGGATAATGTAGCGGTTGCGCTGGTAGATCTTGCGCAGGGGGAAACTGTTACTTTGGGTGAACTTACTTATGAAATTATAAAAGACACGAAAGCGAAACACAAATTCGTGACTGAAGATCTTGCTGTAGGTGATGCTATTATCATGTACGGAGTTTTGGTGGGAAAAGCCAGCCTGCCGATCCGGAAAGGAGAGGTGATTACGACTGAAAACGTAAAACATCAAAGCGCAAAAGTAGAACGAAAAACAGAAACCACTTCCTGGACAGCTCCGAATGTTGATAAATGGAAAGATAAAACGTTCATGGGCTATCATCGCGAAGACGGGCAGGTAGGAACGGAAAATGTATGGTTATTTTTCCCGTTGGTTTTTTGTGAAAACAGGAATGTTGAGATTTTAAAGGATGTTTTTGAAAAAGAACTGTTGTTTGAAAAAGTGACAAAACACCAGTTATTATTAAGATCATTAATCAATAATTCCGAAACGGAAACTGCTGTTGAAGAAGAGCAGGATTCAAGAGTATTTAAAAATATTGAAGTTAAATTCATTACGCATCAGGGCGGTTGTGGCGGAATTCGTCAGGATGCCGAGGCATTGGGAAGATTGCTGGCAGGATATGTTAACAATCCGAACGTAGCCGGAGCAACAGTTTTAAGCTTGGGCTGCCAGAATTTACAGGTTCAGATTTTTAAAGATGCCCTGGAAAAAATCAGTCCGGATAATAAAAAGCCCATCATCGTTTACGAACAGCAAAAGTCCGGAACTGTAGATGAAATGTTAAGCGGAATTATTAAAGATTCTTACGAAGCCATCAAACAGGCTAATGAAACAGAAAGAAAACCTGCTCCGATTTCTAAACTTGTTTTAGGGTTGGAATGTGGGGGGTCAGACGGTTTCTCAGGGATTTCTGCAAACCCGGTTTTAGGACAGCTGTCAGATTTAATGGCAGGAATCGGAGGTTCAACTATTCTTTCAGAATTTCCGGAACTATGCGGAGTAGAGCAGGAGCTGGTCAACCGTTGTGTGAAAGAAGAAGATGCAGAAAGGTTTTTACAATTAATGAAAGATTTTGAAAATTCAGTCGTTGCTGCAGGATCTGGCTTTGATATGAATCCGTCGCCGGGGAATATTAAAGATGGCCTAATAACCGATGCTATGAAATCTGCAGGAGCGGCTAAAAAAGGCGGTTCATCGCCAATAAATGATGTACTCGATTTTACAGAATACATCAAAGAACCGGGCTTAAATTTATTGTGTACACCAGGCAATGACGTGGAATGTACTACCGCTTTGGTGGGTTCAGGTTCCAATGTTGTTTTATTCACAACTGGTCTTGGAACTCCGACAGGGAATCCTGTGGTTCCCGTAGTGAAAATTTCCTCAAATACATCATTATCAGAAAGAATGCCCGATATCATCGATTTCAATACCGGAGACGTGATTACAGGGGAAAAATCAATAGACGAAAAAGCAGAAGAATTGTTAGAATTTATCATAGAAGTTGCCAGCGGAGAGGTAAAAACCAAAGCAGCAATTCTCAATCAGAACGATTTTATTCCTTGGAGACGGGGCGTAAGTTTATAG
- a CDS encoding tagaturonate reductase, producing MENQIKQKLNRELIGSQEKLPIKIIQFGGGNFMRGFTDYVIDKLNKEVGFNAGIVNVQPTAGGSVHKLEEQDNLYTLFSRGIKKGEIVDTKQVISAIQKSINPYTNYNEFLALAKEQELEFIFSNTTETGIAYDESENDYIGPHKNFPAKLTVLLYERFKHFNGATDKGVRIIPCELIEDNASALRDMMLKYARLWNLDADFAQWINQNNYFHNTLVDRIVPGYPKDDAESYEDQLDYEDQMMVVSETFLLWVIQDAGNLKERIPFAQINEQILVVDDIQPYRLRKVRILNGGHTLMLAPAVLSGKETVKESIDDAFIGKFLSETIFNEVNPTLGLDETELKDFAEEVFDRFRNPFIKHYQASIALYFVSKFKVRILPSLLGYVEINKKLPLNLVFSLASLIRFYQGNFGEKSLPINDEESIVAKFKEIWINEDYGKVAELSLSETAFWDTDLTQVDGLKNAVAKALWEIDHNGVETAYYNFIQLYS from the coding sequence ATGGAAAATCAGATAAAACAAAAATTAAATCGTGAATTAATCGGTTCTCAGGAAAAACTTCCCATCAAAATTATACAGTTTGGAGGTGGAAATTTTATGAGAGGATTCACAGATTATGTCATTGATAAATTAAATAAAGAAGTGGGGTTCAATGCCGGAATTGTAAATGTTCAACCAACGGCGGGCGGTTCGGTTCATAAACTGGAAGAACAGGATAATCTGTACACGCTTTTCTCTAGGGGAATTAAAAAAGGGGAGATCGTTGATACAAAACAAGTGATTTCTGCGATTCAGAAGTCAATTAATCCTTATACAAATTACAATGAATTCTTAGCGTTGGCGAAAGAACAAGAATTAGAATTTATCTTCTCAAACACAACAGAAACGGGAATTGCTTATGACGAATCAGAAAATGATTACATTGGTCCGCACAAGAATTTCCCTGCGAAATTAACCGTTTTATTGTACGAAAGATTTAAACATTTCAATGGAGCTACAGATAAAGGAGTAAGAATTATTCCCTGTGAATTGATTGAAGACAATGCATCTGCGTTGAGAGATATGATGCTGAAGTATGCCCGACTTTGGAATTTAGATGCTGATTTTGCGCAATGGATTAATCAAAATAATTATTTCCATAATACTTTGGTTGACAGGATTGTTCCAGGGTATCCGAAAGATGACGCAGAATCATACGAAGATCAGTTGGATTATGAAGATCAGATGATGGTTGTTTCTGAAACATTCTTACTTTGGGTAATTCAGGATGCCGGAAATTTAAAAGAGAGAATTCCTTTTGCTCAGATTAACGAACAGATTTTGGTGGTCGATGATATTCAACCGTACCGTTTGAGAAAAGTGAGAATCCTGAATGGCGGTCATACCTTAATGCTGGCTCCTGCAGTTTTATCAGGTAAGGAAACGGTAAAAGAATCTATTGACGATGCATTTATCGGAAAGTTTTTAAGTGAAACCATTTTTAATGAAGTAAATCCGACTTTGGGTCTGGATGAAACGGAACTGAAAGATTTTGCGGAAGAAGTTTTCGACAGGTTCAGAAATCCTTTTATTAAACATTATCAGGCGAGTATCGCGTTATATTTTGTTTCTAAATTTAAAGTAAGAATCCTTCCTAGTTTGCTGGGTTACGTTGAAATCAACAAAAAATTACCACTAAATCTGGTATTCTCTTTGGCAAGCTTAATCAGATTCTATCAGGGGAATTTTGGTGAAAAATCTTTGCCTATCAATGATGAAGAATCTATTGTTGCTAAATTCAAAGAAATCTGGATAAACGAAGATTATGGGAAAGTAGCAGAATTATCATTAAGTGAAACCGCTTTCTGGGATACAGACCTTACTCAGGTTGACGGACTGAAAAATGCAGTCGCAAAAGCTTTGTGGGAAATAGACCACAACGGCGTAGAAACTGCGTATTACAACTTTATACAATTATATTCTTAG
- a CDS encoding MFS transporter — translation MSSVKSPKPSTFRWTICFLLFIATTINYLDRQVLSLTWKDFIAPEFHWNNNDYGNITALFSIFYAVGMLFAGKFVDWMDTKKGFLWAIGIWSVGAVLHAFCGIATSGILTGNWLTGFHGSKELISTVSNTSAIISTSVTLFIFARFVLAIGEAGNFPAAIKTTAEYFPKKDRALATSIFNAGATVGALAAPVTIPFIAKAMGWEWAFIIIGALGFVWMGLWIFYYKKPHEHHKVNEHELTYIQQDQEDFAVEKNTVQAEERKFTFKECFSHRQTWAFAFGKFMTDGVWWFFLFWTPAYLSSVYKMDSTQSALPLFVLYMITLLSIIGGWLPKYFVEKKGMNAYSGRMKAMLIFAFFPLLALLAQPLGSVTYWIPVLIIGIAGAAHQAWSANIFSTVGDMFPKKAIATITGIGGMAGGIGSFIINKSSGVLFDHAHKAWSTVDGIPLLEKYPQYINERLPDGFFEQLEKSGSVVVDGIDKGYMIIFSACAVAYLIAWTVMKTLVPKYKVIK, via the coding sequence ATGAGTTCAGTTAAATCTCCTAAACCGAGTACTTTCAGATGGACGATATGCTTTTTGCTGTTCATTGCAACCACAATCAATTATCTTGATCGTCAGGTTTTATCTTTGACGTGGAAAGATTTTATCGCACCGGAATTTCACTGGAACAATAATGATTATGGAAATATCACGGCATTATTCTCTATTTTCTATGCAGTAGGAATGCTTTTTGCTGGAAAATTTGTCGATTGGATGGATACCAAAAAAGGTTTCCTTTGGGCAATCGGAATCTGGTCTGTCGGCGCAGTTTTACATGCATTTTGCGGAATTGCAACCTCAGGAATTCTTACCGGAAACTGGCTGACAGGTTTTCACGGATCTAAAGAATTGATTTCTACAGTTTCCAATACCTCAGCCATCATCAGTACGAGTGTAACACTGTTCATTTTTGCACGCTTCGTATTGGCTATTGGTGAAGCAGGAAATTTCCCGGCAGCAATTAAAACTACGGCGGAATATTTCCCTAAAAAAGACAGAGCTTTAGCAACAAGTATTTTCAATGCAGGAGCAACGGTTGGAGCTTTGGCAGCACCGGTTACCATTCCTTTTATAGCAAAGGCGATGGGGTGGGAATGGGCATTTATCATCATTGGTGCGTTGGGATTTGTATGGATGGGATTGTGGATTTTCTACTACAAAAAACCTCACGAACATCATAAAGTTAACGAACATGAATTAACCTATATTCAGCAGGATCAGGAAGACTTTGCTGTTGAAAAAAATACCGTGCAGGCAGAAGAAAGAAAATTCACTTTCAAAGAATGTTTCAGTCACAGACAGACCTGGGCTTTTGCCTTTGGGAAATTTATGACAGACGGTGTTTGGTGGTTCTTTTTATTCTGGACTCCGGCTTATTTAAGTTCCGTTTACAAAATGGATTCTACACAAAGTGCATTGCCATTGTTTGTTCTTTATATGATTACTTTATTGTCAATCATCGGAGGGTGGCTTCCAAAATATTTTGTGGAAAAGAAAGGAATGAATGCCTATTCAGGAAGAATGAAAGCCATGTTGATTTTCGCATTTTTTCCCTTATTGGCACTGTTAGCACAGCCTTTAGGTTCAGTAACCTATTGGATTCCGGTTTTAATTATCGGAATTGCAGGAGCAGCACATCAGGCCTGGTCGGCAAATATTTTCTCGACAGTTGGCGATATGTTCCCGAAAAAAGCCATTGCAACCATTACCGGAATTGGCGGAATGGCGGGTGGAATCGGTTCATTCATTATTAATAAATCTTCAGGCGTATTGTTCGATCATGCGCATAAAGCCTGGTCAACGGTTGACGGAATTCCTTTATTGGAAAAATATCCTCAATACATCAACGAAAGATTACCCGACGGATTTTTTGAGCAGCTGGAAAAATCAGGATCAGTAGTTGTAGATGGAATCGATAAAGGCTACATGATTATATTTTCAGCATGTGCCGTAGCATATCTTATCGCTTGGACCGTAATGAAAACATTGGTTCCAAAATATAAGGTGATAAAATAA
- a CDS encoding bifunctional 4-hydroxy-2-oxoglutarate aldolase/2-dehydro-3-deoxy-phosphogluconate aldolase, with translation MTKIQSVTEAIINQGVLPLYYNADETVTLEILRSLYKAGIRAVEYTSRGESALSNFTKMVEIRNAEMPEMLLGIGTIKNVQQAEEYYKVGADFFISPGFVAEVAEFLIPKDLLYSPGCMTPTEIITAEDAGVTFIKLFPGNALGIGFMSAIKDVFPNLKFMPTGGVNTTKESIESWFKAGVSAVGMGSKLVSKELMLAKDYITIEKETKKVLEIIQSL, from the coding sequence ATGACAAAAATTCAATCGGTTACTGAGGCCATCATCAATCAGGGAGTTTTACCTCTGTATTATAATGCTGATGAAACGGTAACTCTGGAAATACTGAGATCGCTTTACAAAGCCGGAATTCGTGCAGTGGAATATACAAGCCGTGGTGAATCTGCCTTAAGCAATTTCACAAAAATGGTAGAAATACGTAATGCAGAAATGCCGGAAATGCTTTTGGGAATTGGAACAATAAAAAATGTGCAACAAGCTGAAGAATATTATAAAGTAGGAGCAGATTTCTTTATCAGTCCGGGTTTTGTAGCTGAGGTTGCAGAATTTTTGATTCCTAAAGATTTGTTGTACAGTCCGGGTTGTATGACGCCGACTGAAATTATTACCGCTGAAGACGCAGGAGTTACTTTCATTAAACTATTCCCCGGGAACGCCTTAGGAATCGGATTTATGAGTGCAATCAAAGATGTTTTTCCAAATCTGAAATTTATGCCGACAGGTGGAGTAAATACCACTAAAGAAAGCATCGAAAGCTGGTTCAAAGCCGGTGTTTCAGCAGTAGGAATGGGAAGCAAACTGGTAAGCAAAGAATTAATGCTTGCTAAAGATTATATAACGATTGAAAAAGAAACGAAGAAAGTACTGGAAATTATTCAGTCTTTATAA